The DNA window CTAACTTCACCCAAACGGGAAGAAggggaaataaataaataatgtttttagTATGTAGACTTGTAACGTATACTTTACTTTGTCTGTGTGTCAGTTGACAGAGAGAGCATCATCCCAAACAAACATAAGTCCAGAAAAAGCATCCATCCTTGTTGCTGCTCTAAACAGGAAAAAGGTGACATCTTCAACGTTAGATAACAGTACCTCAGGCACCAAGCTTCAAATTCATGCAAAATCAGAGAAAATCTACATAATATCTATCCCATCTTAGCTTGTTTTGTTGTTTGTAACTTGAATCATATAAAAGACAATTCTTCAAAGCAATGAGAGTACACAAAAGACAATCAGTATTGACAGCGCTAGCAGCATTGTATGGGTCATGGGTGAGAATGTATGTCatcaacaaaactaaaaaggacAGAAAGGCATAATAATTTCTTTCAACTTGACATCCGTAAATCCGAAGTAATTGAATAGTACCTAATTACAAAAAGAAATGCCAAAATTGTTTTGGCTTAATACAATGAGAGTTAGGATGGCCACCCATCCCTTTTACTCTATTTTTCTCTCCTTTATTATGCACATTTACTCTTTTTTACTACTATTACTTAGCCCATAAATCAGgaaggaaaatgaaatgaaagaatCTAGAAAAATTAAGCCATAATAgtagtaatattattattgtttgttttttcacTCTTTTGCCCCTTCCACTCCACACACTGATTTGTAGGCCTACTCTTCTGCTTCCCGGCTTTCAACGGACAAGCCGTCTCAACCGGCGGAATCATGCAATTATACTGCAAACACAATGAACTGCTCACCGGAATTTCCACCCTCGGATTTATCTCTATCCCCGTCAGAAAATTATGCTGTAAATATAAAACTTGTATTCCGGCAGATAATAATCGGTCCACCAACACCGCCGGCACCTTACCCGTGAACCGGTTGTTGTTCAGATACAAATTTTCCACATTACACAACAATGGAGATATCTCACCGAAAAACCTGTTAAAGCTAATGTCCACCGTCGGAATTGTCACCTCTGAAATGGGTAAAACCGGACCCGAAAATAGATTCCTTTGTAGCTGAAGATTTGTGAGTGGGAAAGTAAATAAGATTCCCGGAATGCAGCCGGTGAACCGGTTCAAGCTAAGATCGAGGTAATTCAACTGGTTCAGCCGACTCAACTGATAATCTACTGGACCGGTTAACTGGTTCCATGACAATGACAAGTATTGAAGCGATGAAGGAAGTGAATTAGGCAAAAGGGTACCTGAAAGTGAGTTGTGTTTAAGGTCTAAACGGGTCAATCTTTGGGATACGAATGGTGGGATCGAACCGGACAAATGGTTGTGACAGAGTATAATGTTGGACAATGCCGGAAGAGCTCCAATTGCCCAAGGGATACTCCCAGTCAGCTGATTGAAACTAAGATCAAGAGTTTGTAGCTCCCGGAGCAGGCCTAATGACGCCGGAATATCACCGGAGAGAAAGTTCCGGCTAACTCCTAGAAATCTCAGGTTCTTCAACTGAGAAAAACTTTCCGGCAATGCACCGGTTATCCGACCCGGAACCACCGTGAACTCAGCAAGAGCAGAGAGTTTCCCAATAGAAGGATCCAAGTTTCCGGTCAAACCCGGTGATCCAGCTCTGGGATCACCGAGATTCAAGGCGATCACTTTATCTCCATCGCAGTAAACTCCGGCGAAGTTACACGGCTCAGAAGTGAAATCCCAGGAAGCAAAATAGTTGGAACCGGGCAAATCATCCAAGCCTTTTCGAATCGCTTGTAAAGCTAAGAAATCAATTGGGTCTAAAATGGCGAAACTATTctgcagaagaagaaaaaagaatacaAAGAATGGTATCATAATTACCGTATAGCTGAAGAGAAGAATGATAGAAAAGGCTTatataaggtaaaaaaaatggaacttttttgggttttcttttcCGTGAGAAGCAACAGGTCATCAAATGGGGTCTTTAATGGAAACCAAAAGCAAAGGCAAAAAAAAAGTAGCTTCACAAGAAAGCAAAAGCTTTTTTGGTTATGGCTGAAACAAATTAATGGTTtaggagagaagaagaagaagatggatgAATTGATTGAGTGAGTAGCAGATAGTTCTACGGTCACTTTCTTCTCTTTACAAGACAGGAGGTACAGAGTTATTGTTTTTTGGTTATACTTAATGTtgtgttttatttgtttatcGGGAACAGGTTCGTAAGGCCAAACGGTTGTACGAGCCTACCTGGATATCACGAGCCTTAACTTTGGAGTGGCAGATCAGCAGGTTCGGGGCATTGAGCTGATTCAGACCAGCTCCACGTGACTTTTGAGCTTGCACAATCATCAATCTCTATTTTCTACTCTCTTTATTAGTGTATGTTTTTAATTTCTTGTGTCtttgtattaattaatatagTTTTCTCTAATAATATAGTTAAAACATTTCTCAACTCTATGCGTTTGGACAATAATTGgattaaagtaaaataaaaatatttgaaatttctatGGTGGAAAATGGGATCAAGCTAGTAAAAGGAACTAGTCGAATCATCACAACTAACCAACACGTGGtgaaattgtaacaccccgaatttTCAAAACGTATAAATTGACTTGTATCTTCGTGGAAAAACtaggagggtgggtaataaattaagaatgatgtgttatgtgatattttaagtgttcaagtgttgtatctcaagttttgaagttaggtaagtggcaaaagttaccgtaaattcctttttaaagatttgtctaaaatttgggtcaaatgtctcggacgttttctcccaatattAAGAGTTATGGTCCCCGCGACCgatgaa is part of the Solanum stenotomum isolate F172 chromosome 8, ASM1918654v1, whole genome shotgun sequence genome and encodes:
- the LOC125875146 gene encoding LRR receptor-like serine/threonine-protein kinase SIK1, whose product is MIPFFVFFFLLLQNSFAILDPIDFLALQAIRKGLDDLPGSNYFASWDFTSEPCNFAGVYCDGDKVIALNLGDPRAGSPGLTGNLDPSIGKLSALAEFTVVPGRITGALPESFSQLKNLRFLGVSRNFLSGDIPASLGLLRELQTLDLSFNQLTGSIPWAIGALPALSNIILCHNHLSGSIPPFVSQRLTRLDLKHNSLSGTLLPNSLPSSLQYLSLSWNQLTGPVDYQLSRLNQLNYLDLSLNRFTGCIPGILFTFPLTNLQLQRNLFSGPVLPISEVTIPTVDISFNRFFGEISPLLCNVENLYLNNNRFTGKVPAVLVDRLLSAGIQVLYLQHNFLTGIEINPRVEIPVSSSLCLQYNCMIPPVETACPLKAGKQKSRPTNQCVEWKGQKSEKTNNNNITTIMA